From Glycine soja cultivar W05 chromosome 4, ASM419377v2, whole genome shotgun sequence, the proteins below share one genomic window:
- the LOC114409303 gene encoding transport and Golgi organization 2 homolog isoform X1 produces the protein MCIALFLWQCHPLYPFLLLNNRDEYHNRPTKPVSWWEDCDILAGRDEIAMGTWLACSTQGRVAFLTNVLELHTLPEAKSRGDLPVLFLKSSKKPKEFAESLKSEAHYYNGFNLIVADIVSNSMVYISNRPKGQPITIQEVPPGLHVLSNDKLDSPWHKALRLEFSFKEHVAKHGEGEIPVKEVIQKLMKDTVKADKNSLPRICSLDWEFNLSSIFVEVETPLGLYGTRSSAALTVRSSGEASFYEVYLDDTKWKEHVIDFRIGKLNYVTDEVA, from the exons ATGTGTATAGCTTTGTTTCTTTGGCAATGCCACCCACTgtacccttttcttcttttgaataaCAGAGATGAATATCACAATAG GCCTACGAAGCCAGTGTCTTGGTGGGAAGATTGTGATATTTTGGCAGGAAGGGACGAAATAGCAATGGGAACATGGTTGGCTTGTTCCACACAAGGAAGGGTGGCTTTTCTCACCAATGTTTTGGAGCTTCATACCCTCCCTGAGGCCAAAAGTCGTGGAGACCTACCCGTACTATTTCTCAAG AGCAGCAAAAAACCGAAAGAATTTGCGGAAAGCCTAAAATCAGAGGCTCATTATTACAACGGGTTCAACTTAATCGTGGCTGATATTGTCTCGAATTCAATGGTGTACATCTCCAACAGGCCCAAGGGACAACCTATTACCATTCAAGAGGTTCCACCAGGGTTGCATGTACTTTCAAATGATAAGTTAGATTCGCCATGGCATAAG GCTCTGCGCCTAGAATTCAGTTTCAAAGAACATGTTGCCAAACATGGGGAAGGTGAGATACCTGTGAAGGAGGTGATTCAAAAGCTAATGAAGGACACAGTTAAAGCTGACAAAAACTCACTACCTCGTATTTGTTCACTTGATTGGGAATTCAATCTGAGCTCCATTTTTGTTGAAGTAGAAACACCACTG GGTTTATATGGCACTAGGAGTAGTGCTGCATTAACCGTAAGATCAAGTGGTGAAGCAAGCTTTTATGAGGTTTATCTGGATGACACAAAGTGGAAGGAACATGTTATCGATTTCCGTATCGGGAAGTTGAACTATGTCACGGATGAAGTAGCCTAG
- the LOC114409303 gene encoding transport and Golgi organization 2 homolog isoform X2 — protein sequence MCIALFLWQCHPLYPFLLLNNRDEYHNRPTKPVSWWEDCDILAGRDEIAMGTWLACSTQGRVAFLTNVLELHTLPEAKSRGDLPVLFLKSSKKPKEFAESLKSEAHYYNGFNLIVADIVSNSMVYISNRPKGQPITIQEVPPGLHVLSNDKLDSPWHKALRLEFSFKEHVAKHGEGEIPVKEVIQKLMKDTVKADKNSLPRICSLDWEFNLSSIFVEVETPLE from the exons ATGTGTATAGCTTTGTTTCTTTGGCAATGCCACCCACTgtacccttttcttcttttgaataaCAGAGATGAATATCACAATAG GCCTACGAAGCCAGTGTCTTGGTGGGAAGATTGTGATATTTTGGCAGGAAGGGACGAAATAGCAATGGGAACATGGTTGGCTTGTTCCACACAAGGAAGGGTGGCTTTTCTCACCAATGTTTTGGAGCTTCATACCCTCCCTGAGGCCAAAAGTCGTGGAGACCTACCCGTACTATTTCTCAAG AGCAGCAAAAAACCGAAAGAATTTGCGGAAAGCCTAAAATCAGAGGCTCATTATTACAACGGGTTCAACTTAATCGTGGCTGATATTGTCTCGAATTCAATGGTGTACATCTCCAACAGGCCCAAGGGACAACCTATTACCATTCAAGAGGTTCCACCAGGGTTGCATGTACTTTCAAATGATAAGTTAGATTCGCCATGGCATAAG GCTCTGCGCCTAGAATTCAGTTTCAAAGAACATGTTGCCAAACATGGGGAAGGTGAGATACCTGTGAAGGAGGTGATTCAAAAGCTAATGAAGGACACAGTTAAAGCTGACAAAAACTCACTACCTCGTATTTGTTCACTTGATTGGGAATTCAATCTGAGCTCCATTTTTGTTGAAGTAGAAACACCACTG GAGTAG
- the LOC114409304 gene encoding uncharacterized WD repeat-containing protein C2A9.03-like isoform X2 yields the protein MLRNLLWATSKHDVYFMQNYSVMHWSALLRRGKEVLNVAKPIIPTLKRPGFLAQPVSRVQISTMTVKENLMVAGGFQGELICKNLKHPGVLFCGKITTDDNAITNAVDVYSNPAGSLRVITANNDFQVRVFDAENFASLGCFKYDWSVNNTSVSPDGKLLAVLGDSTECLIADANTGKITGSLKGHLDYSFSSAWHPDGQILATGNQDKTCRLWDIRNLSQSMAVLKGRMGAIRALRFTSDGRFLAMAEPADFVHIFDSHSGYEQGQEIDLFGEIAGISFSPDTEALFVGIADRTYGSLLEFNRKRHYNYLDSF from the exons ATG CTGAGGAATTTGTTGTGGGCAACTTCGAAGCATGATGTatactttatgcaaaactattCAGTGATGCACTGGTCCGCATTACTACGAAGGGGTAAAGAAGTGCTTAACGTAGCCAAACCAATTATTCCAACCCTT AAGCGTCCTGGATTTTTAGCTCAACCTGTCTCCAGAGTGCAAATAAGCACCATGACTGTTAAGGAAAATCTGATGGTGGCAGGTGGTTTCCAGGGTGAGCTTATATGTAAG AATTTGAAACATCCTGGAGTTCTATTCTGTGGTAAAATAACTACAGATGATAATGCCATAACCAATGCTGTGGATGTTTACAGCAATCCTGC TGGGTCATTGAGGGTCATCACAGCAAATAATGATTTCCAAGTTCGGGTTTTTGATGCAGAGAATTTTGCTTCTCTTGGTTGTTTCAAGTATGATTGGTCTGTTAAT AACACTTCTGTTAGTCCGGATGGAAAGTTGTTAGCTGTTCTTGGGGACAGTACTGAGTGCTTGATAGCTGATGCTAACACCGGAAAG ATTACTGGGAGCCTAAAAGGGCACTTGGACTACTCTTTTTCATCAGCTTGGCACCCAGATGGACAAATATTGGCCACTGGGAATCAGGACAAAACATGCAGATTGTGGGACATAAGAAATCTTTCACAGTCTATGGCTGTGTTAAAGGGAAGAATGGGTGCAATAAGAGCCCTAAGATTCACATCTGATGGACGATTTTTGGCCATGGCTGAGCCTGCAGACTTTGTCCATATTTTTGACTCACATTCTGGTTATGAACAAGGTCAAGAGATAGATCTATTTGGCGAGATTGCTGGCATATCCTTTAGCCCGGACACAGAGGCTCTATTTGTGGGTATTGCTGACCGAACCTATGGTAGCTTGTTAGAGTTCAACAGAAAACGTCACTATAATTACCTAGACTCGTTTTGA
- the LOC114409304 gene encoding uncharacterized WD repeat-containing protein C2A9.03-like isoform X1, whose amino-acid sequence MEHFNNDDLEYVVDEYYDVPDFAVEDTSSDIVPELTSDVDSDFEDEFPTSNAKTDTTASEARNGKDIQGIPWERLNYSRDKYRETRLKQYKNYQNFSRSRHDLRKECLEVQKGETFYDFFFNTRLVKSTIVHFQLRNLLWATSKHDVYFMQNYSVMHWSALLRRGKEVLNVAKPIIPTLKRPGFLAQPVSRVQISTMTVKENLMVAGGFQGELICKNLKHPGVLFCGKITTDDNAITNAVDVYSNPAGSLRVITANNDFQVRVFDAENFASLGCFKYDWSVNNTSVSPDGKLLAVLGDSTECLIADANTGKITGSLKGHLDYSFSSAWHPDGQILATGNQDKTCRLWDIRNLSQSMAVLKGRMGAIRALRFTSDGRFLAMAEPADFVHIFDSHSGYEQGQEIDLFGEIAGISFSPDTEALFVGIADRTYGSLLEFNRKRHYNYLDSF is encoded by the exons ATGGAGCACTTCAACAACGACGATCTCGAGTACGTTGTCGACGAGTACTACGACGTTCCCGATTTTGCAGTCGAAGACACCTCCTCCGACATTGTTCCTGAACTAACCTCCGATGTTGACTCCGACTTCGAAGACGAGTTTCCAACG AGTAATGCAAAGACTGATACCACTGCTTCCGAAGCCAGAAACGGGAAAGATATACAAGGAATCCCGTGGGAGAGGCTTAATTATAGCAGAGACAAATACCGCGAGACCAGACTCAAGCAGTACAAAAACTACCAGAACTTCTCTCGCTCTCGTCACGACCTCCGCAAG GAGTGTTTGGAAGTGCAGAAGGGGGAGACTTTCTATGACTTCTTCTTCAATACCAGGCTTGTCAAATCCACTATTGTGCACTTTCAG CTGAGGAATTTGTTGTGGGCAACTTCGAAGCATGATGTatactttatgcaaaactattCAGTGATGCACTGGTCCGCATTACTACGAAGGGGTAAAGAAGTGCTTAACGTAGCCAAACCAATTATTCCAACCCTT AAGCGTCCTGGATTTTTAGCTCAACCTGTCTCCAGAGTGCAAATAAGCACCATGACTGTTAAGGAAAATCTGATGGTGGCAGGTGGTTTCCAGGGTGAGCTTATATGTAAG AATTTGAAACATCCTGGAGTTCTATTCTGTGGTAAAATAACTACAGATGATAATGCCATAACCAATGCTGTGGATGTTTACAGCAATCCTGC TGGGTCATTGAGGGTCATCACAGCAAATAATGATTTCCAAGTTCGGGTTTTTGATGCAGAGAATTTTGCTTCTCTTGGTTGTTTCAAGTATGATTGGTCTGTTAAT AACACTTCTGTTAGTCCGGATGGAAAGTTGTTAGCTGTTCTTGGGGACAGTACTGAGTGCTTGATAGCTGATGCTAACACCGGAAAG ATTACTGGGAGCCTAAAAGGGCACTTGGACTACTCTTTTTCATCAGCTTGGCACCCAGATGGACAAATATTGGCCACTGGGAATCAGGACAAAACATGCAGATTGTGGGACATAAGAAATCTTTCACAGTCTATGGCTGTGTTAAAGGGAAGAATGGGTGCAATAAGAGCCCTAAGATTCACATCTGATGGACGATTTTTGGCCATGGCTGAGCCTGCAGACTTTGTCCATATTTTTGACTCACATTCTGGTTATGAACAAGGTCAAGAGATAGATCTATTTGGCGAGATTGCTGGCATATCCTTTAGCCCGGACACAGAGGCTCTATTTGTGGGTATTGCTGACCGAACCTATGGTAGCTTGTTAGAGTTCAACAGAAAACGTCACTATAATTACCTAGACTCGTTTTGA